A window from Bacteroidota bacterium encodes these proteins:
- a CDS encoding helix-turn-helix domain-containing protein — protein MSTKIEDSWLAIGQRLGQCRRQLGLSQAQLAELTGFSRTYLAYIEQGRRALTIEVLQALGARCGCSADFLLHGRGLPFWPVAPGGGVWQVEESPVPYGSSAPVPSSLPSTPPPVQDVQAQTQAQRIEQLEKQVAEILRILNEARP, from the coding sequence TTGAGTACAAAAATCGAGGATTCGTGGTTGGCGATTGGCCAGCGCCTGGGGCAGTGCCGCAGGCAGCTGGGGCTAAGCCAGGCGCAGCTGGCAGAGCTTACGGGTTTTTCGCGCACCTACCTGGCGTACATTGAGCAGGGGCGCAGGGCGCTCACAATCGAGGTGCTACAGGCCCTGGGTGCCCGCTGCGGCTGTTCGGCAGACTTCTTGCTGCATGGCCGGGGTCTGCCTTTCTGGCCCGTAGCCCCCGGGGGTGGGGTGTGGCAGGTGGAAGAGTCGCCGGTACCCTATGGCTCATCCGCTCCCGTGCCATCCTCCCTTCCATCCACGCCTCCACCCGTGCAGGATGTGCAGGCCCAAACCCAAGCCCAGCGTATTGAACAACTGGAGAAGCAAGTGGCCGAGATACTTAGAATCCTGAACGAAGCGCGGCCCTAG
- the metK gene encoding methionine adenosyltransferase, whose protein sequence is MSYLFTSESVSEGHPDKVADQISDAILDAMLTQDAHSRVACETFVTTGLVVVGGEISTRANVDIQKIVRKTIEEIGYTKGEYMFDSHSCGVLNAIHEQSPDIARGVNEAENLNKDQGAGDQGMMFGYATNETPEYMPMALAFSHRLVHELAKIRKEGKLMPYLRPDAKSQVSIQYSDEGKPERVEAIVISTQHDEFAADAEMHKKITEDVRNILIPRVIPAELIDSNTKFHINPTGKFVIGGPHGDAGLTGRKIIVDTYGGKGAHGGGAFSGKDPSKVDRSAAYATRHIAKNLVAAGVADEILVQVAYAIGVAQPVSINVNTYGTGKVSLTDGQIAEKVRELFDMRPKAIVERLQLLNPIYRNSAAYGHMGRMCQEVEVEMNTVEIQEQGGKRSETFTKARKKVKLFPWEELDYVEKIRVAFGLLEKAL, encoded by the coding sequence ATGTCTTATCTTTTCACCTCCGAATCTGTATCCGAGGGACACCCGGATAAAGTGGCCGACCAAATCTCCGATGCCATCCTGGATGCCATGCTTACCCAGGATGCCCACAGCCGTGTGGCCTGCGAAACTTTTGTAACCACAGGCCTGGTGGTAGTAGGCGGAGAAATCTCCACCCGCGCGAATGTGGACATACAGAAGATCGTGCGAAAAACGATCGAAGAGATAGGCTATACCAAGGGCGAGTACATGTTCGACTCGCATAGCTGCGGCGTACTGAATGCCATACACGAGCAGAGCCCCGACATAGCCCGAGGCGTAAATGAGGCCGAAAACCTGAACAAGGACCAGGGAGCGGGCGACCAGGGCATGATGTTTGGCTACGCCACCAACGAAACCCCCGAGTATATGCCCATGGCTCTGGCCTTCAGCCACCGCCTGGTGCACGAGCTGGCCAAGATCCGCAAGGAAGGCAAGCTGATGCCCTACCTGCGCCCCGATGCCAAAAGCCAGGTGAGCATCCAGTACTCGGATGAAGGGAAGCCCGAGCGCGTAGAGGCCATTGTGATCAGTACCCAGCACGATGAGTTTGCCGCCGATGCAGAAATGCACAAGAAGATAACTGAAGACGTACGCAACATCCTCATCCCACGCGTAATACCCGCCGAGCTGATAGATAGCAACACCAAGTTTCACATCAACCCGACCGGCAAATTTGTAATCGGCGGCCCACACGGCGATGCCGGGCTGACCGGGCGCAAGATCATTGTAGACACCTACGGCGGCAAGGGTGCCCACGGCGGCGGTGCCTTCAGCGGAAAAGACCCCAGCAAGGTAGACCGCAGCGCCGCCTATGCCACCCGCCATATTGCTAAAAACCTGGTGGCAGCAGGTGTGGCCGACGAGATCCTGGTGCAGGTGGCCTACGCCATTGGCGTAGCCCAGCCGGTGTCCATCAACGTAAACACCTACGGCACCGGTAAGGTGAGCCTGACCGACGGACAAATAGCCGAAAAAGTGCGCGAACTCTTCGACATGCGCCCAAAAGCCATCGTAGAGCGCCTGCAGCTGCTGAACCCCATCTACCGCAACTCTGCGGCCTACGGCCACATGGGCCGCATGTGCCAAGAGGTGGAAGTGGAGATGAATACGGTAGAGATACAGGAGCAGGGCGGAAAGCGCAGCGAAACCTTCACCAAAGCACGCAAGAAAGTGAAGCTCTTCCCCTGGGAAGAGCTGGACTATGTGGAGAAAATCCGCGTAGCCTTTGGGCTGCTGGAGAAAGCCCTGTAG
- the lhgO gene encoding L-2-hydroxyglutarate oxidase produces MIYDLAVVGAGAVGLATAYQFQRAWPELKIAVLDKEPRVSAHQTGHNSGVIHAGTYYKPGSYKAQLSVRGRTQLIDFCAQHGVAYDICGKIIVATEEEELPRLHKIYATGQENGLTDIRLLDAQEIRAREPYCQGLQAVEVPYEGIVDFPGMCEALAAELCRLNPRSTVLKDQEVVGLQRSGDLSLIQTPQGTLRARWLIGCAGLQADRLARLDGLQPRTRIVGFRGDYYDLTPQGLHKVKHLIYPVPNPAFPFLGVHFTRMALGGVECGPNAVFVFKREGYGKTDFDARDTLDALSYRGTWALFARHWRFGLAEYRRAFSKRRFLRQLQRLIPSLTMEDLTPGRSGVRAMALGPDGQMVEDFAWETHLNAVHVLSAPSPAASACLAIGEEIRDKMERELWN; encoded by the coding sequence ATGATCTACGACCTGGCCGTTGTGGGCGCCGGAGCGGTGGGCCTGGCTACCGCCTATCAGTTCCAGCGGGCCTGGCCCGAGCTGAAGATAGCTGTGCTAGACAAGGAGCCGCGTGTATCGGCCCATCAAACTGGGCACAACAGCGGGGTTATCCATGCCGGAACCTACTACAAGCCCGGCAGCTACAAGGCCCAGCTGAGCGTGCGGGGCCGCACTCAGCTCATCGACTTCTGCGCGCAGCACGGGGTGGCCTACGACATCTGTGGAAAGATCATCGTGGCGACGGAGGAGGAAGAACTGCCCCGCCTGCACAAGATATATGCTACCGGCCAGGAGAATGGACTGACAGACATACGCCTGCTGGATGCACAGGAGATACGCGCCCGCGAGCCCTACTGCCAGGGCCTGCAGGCGGTAGAGGTGCCCTACGAGGGCATTGTAGACTTTCCGGGTATGTGCGAGGCCTTGGCCGCCGAGCTGTGCCGCCTGAACCCCCGGAGCACGGTGCTGAAAGACCAGGAAGTGGTGGGCCTGCAGCGCAGCGGCGACCTCTCCCTCATCCAGACGCCCCAGGGCACGCTGCGGGCACGCTGGCTGATTGGCTGCGCCGGCCTGCAGGCCGACCGCCTGGCACGCCTGGATGGCCTGCAGCCCCGAACGCGCATTGTAGGCTTTCGCGGCGACTACTATGACCTAACCCCCCAGGGCCTGCACAAGGTAAAGCACCTGATCTACCCCGTGCCCAACCCGGCCTTCCCCTTCCTGGGTGTGCACTTTACACGCATGGCGCTGGGGGGTGTAGAGTGCGGGCCCAATGCCGTTTTCGTGTTCAAGCGCGAAGGATATGGCAAGACGGACTTTGATGCCCGCGATACCCTGGATGCCCTGAGCTACCGCGGCACCTGGGCTCTATTTGCCCGGCACTGGCGCTTTGGCCTGGCCGAGTATCGCCGTGCCTTCAGCAAGCGCCGCTTTCTGCGCCAGCTGCAGCGGCTCATCCCCAGCCTGACGATGGAGGACCTAACCCCAGGCCGATCGGGCGTGCGGGCCATGGCCCTGGGGCCGGATGGCCAGATGGTAGAAGACTTTGCCTGGGAAACCCACCTAAACGCGGTGCATGTGCTCAGCGCACCCAGCCCGGCGGCCAGCGCCTGCCTGGCTATTGGCGAGGAAATACGCGACAAAATGGAGCGCGAACTATGGAACTAG
- a CDS encoding DUF5686 and carboxypeptidase regulatory-like domain-containing protein, protein MLLPPVYPRARHTRAIRRSLALHGLWVLAVLQLLSGSRAQPYTLAGRVQDAETLEPLAFAIIKTLPNEAGNSTDVDGYFTLRLPSLPDAVVFSYLGYRSDTLYAPFPTDTVFLRLQPESLELEAIQVQAGPNPALRIVEQAIGHRNKHHPRLMPAFNYDSYTKINIRPGPQMRLSRQGDSLMQLSDLLVWETATERHFIYPNRDYEKITGSQVSGLKGIAIPLSPTEIQDISFYTDWVRILDRPYISPLAFSGLRRYQYRLADTLYDGPDTLYVIHYQPTQAATAGLEGEMRIHTDGYALQSITARGEVEQDVPTLVAFELRQQHERIQGRWFPQQLHTELLFVLNKRENDPSKYFQLQARTYLSHIRFEPDTSLDYEAISLELESEAGRRNPQYWQQRRREPLATKDSTTYQTIDSLLSRTPVTWVVRQIDALRLGYMAFGPLYLDLRRVYTLNRVEDSRFGLGLLTNEAWSPAYTLEAWAGYGTGDTRWKYGGGLQLHPFTDPRFRLAYHYDNDLIVTGGNYLMLPERRVLHERPHVYRSSRMLFMSVMDYVKRHQLALHFLSLRNVSHRIGLMQEELQPAYTYRYKEQNRFRFSEVQLEIRWAPGERFRKEGRKRISLGTHWPVLQGRYIQGLAGVLGSSLGYLKLEATLSQQLPLSGWLRMDYQLNAGSLQGELPYPKLYHYHANGEPNFIAEGYAFNTMFFNDFVADHYATGHLHLHLLNRVFPGRRYNPDARLVYNTGWGLLRSCPGQPTGLAAVVPELGFHEAGIALINLLPRPLLKLAPTLQFLGFGLYLRLGPYARPSLGENLAPKIEYRIKF, encoded by the coding sequence ATGCTGCTGCCACCTGTATATCCCCGTGCAAGGCACACCCGCGCCATACGGCGCAGCCTGGCCCTGCACGGGCTGTGGGTGCTGGCGGTGCTACAGCTTTTATCCGGCAGCCGGGCGCAGCCCTATACCCTGGCCGGGCGTGTGCAAGATGCCGAAACCCTGGAGCCGCTCGCCTTTGCCATCATCAAGACACTACCCAACGAGGCCGGAAACAGCACGGATGTAGACGGCTACTTCACACTCCGCCTGCCCAGCCTGCCAGATGCGGTAGTGTTCAGCTACCTGGGCTACCGGTCGGATACGCTATACGCGCCATTTCCCACTGATACGGTGTTCCTCCGCCTGCAGCCCGAGAGCCTGGAGCTGGAGGCCATACAGGTACAAGCCGGGCCAAACCCCGCCCTACGCATTGTGGAGCAGGCCATAGGGCACCGAAACAAGCACCACCCACGGCTGATGCCCGCCTTTAACTACGACAGCTATACCAAGATCAACATCCGGCCCGGCCCCCAGATGCGGCTAAGCCGCCAGGGGGATAGCCTGATGCAGCTCAGCGACCTGCTGGTGTGGGAGACCGCCACCGAGCGGCACTTCATCTACCCAAACCGCGACTACGAGAAGATAACAGGCAGCCAGGTGAGCGGCCTGAAGGGCATAGCCATCCCCCTCTCTCCTACGGAGATACAAGACATCAGTTTCTACACCGACTGGGTGCGCATTCTGGACCGGCCCTACATCAGCCCCCTGGCCTTTTCGGGCCTGCGGCGCTATCAATACCGGCTGGCAGACACCCTGTACGACGGGCCAGACACCCTGTATGTCATCCACTACCAGCCCACACAGGCCGCCACAGCCGGGCTGGAGGGAGAGATGCGTATTCATACGGACGGATACGCCCTACAGTCTATAACCGCCCGGGGCGAGGTGGAGCAGGACGTGCCCACCCTGGTAGCCTTCGAGCTTAGGCAGCAGCACGAGCGTATACAGGGGCGCTGGTTCCCCCAGCAGCTGCACACCGAGCTGCTGTTTGTGCTAAACAAGCGGGAGAACGACCCCAGCAAGTACTTTCAGCTACAGGCCCGTACCTACCTCTCGCACATCCGGTTCGAGCCCGATACAAGCCTGGACTATGAGGCCATATCACTGGAGCTGGAGTCTGAAGCAGGCCGGCGCAACCCACAATACTGGCAGCAGCGCCGCCGCGAGCCCCTGGCTACCAAAGACAGCACCACCTACCAGACCATAGACAGCCTGCTGAGCCGAACCCCCGTGACCTGGGTGGTGCGCCAGATAGACGCCCTGCGCCTGGGCTACATGGCCTTCGGGCCGCTGTACCTAGACCTGCGGCGGGTGTATACACTAAACCGGGTAGAAGACAGCCGCTTCGGCCTGGGCCTGCTGACCAACGAAGCCTGGAGCCCCGCCTATACCCTGGAGGCCTGGGCCGGCTATGGCACGGGCGATACCCGCTGGAAGTATGGCGGCGGCCTACAGCTGCACCCGTTTACAGACCCGCGCTTCCGCCTTGCCTACCACTATGACAACGACCTGATTGTAACAGGTGGCAACTACCTGATGCTGCCCGAGCGGCGGGTGCTGCATGAGCGGCCCCATGTATACCGCAGCAGCCGTATGCTGTTTATGTCCGTGATGGACTACGTCAAGCGGCACCAGCTAGCCCTGCACTTTCTCAGCCTGCGCAACGTGAGTCATCGCATTGGGCTAATGCAGGAGGAGCTACAGCCCGCCTACACCTATCGGTACAAGGAACAGAACCGATTCCGGTTTAGCGAGGTCCAGCTGGAGATCCGCTGGGCACCCGGCGAGCGATTCCGAAAGGAGGGGCGCAAGCGCATCAGCCTGGGCACACACTGGCCGGTGCTACAGGGGCGCTACATACAGGGGCTGGCTGGCGTGCTGGGCAGCAGCCTGGGGTACCTGAAGCTGGAGGCTACCCTAAGCCAGCAGCTACCCCTGAGCGGATGGCTACGGATGGACTACCAGCTGAATGCAGGCAGCCTGCAGGGCGAGCTGCCCTACCCCAAGCTGTACCACTACCACGCCAACGGCGAGCCCAACTTTATTGCCGAGGGCTATGCCTTCAACACCATGTTTTTCAACGACTTTGTGGCCGACCACTACGCCACAGGCCACCTGCACCTGCACCTGCTGAACCGCGTATTTCCGGGCCGGCGCTACAACCCCGATGCGCGGCTGGTGTACAACACGGGCTGGGGCCTGCTGCGCTCCTGCCCCGGGCAGCCCACGGGCCTGGCAGCTGTGGTGCCCGAGCTGGGCTTTCACGAAGCCGGTATTGCGCTGATCAACCTGCTGCCACGCCCCCTGCTAAAGCTGGCACCCACCCTGCAGTTTCTGGGCTTTGGCCTATACCTGCGCCTGGGGCCCTATGCACGGCCCAGCCTGGGCGAAAACCTGGCACCCAAAATAGAGTACCGCATCAAGTTTTAG
- a CDS encoding hemolysin family protein, translated as MMMLVALLLLLLNAFFVAAEFALVKVRATQLAGLIKEGNRNAGVAGHIIRHIDPYLSATQLGITLASLGLGWVGEPAIAQLLIPFFQWMNVHDPVVLHNSALIVGFILISFLHIVIGEIAPKSLALARPVATSLFVAIPMRLCYFVFYPFLVLLNGASNLLLRTMGVKNVGGGHTLTISAEELEEITAESTRQGVLTESQGEMLSNVFIFPELTVREVMVPHNRVFYIDPEKTPDLREVFDLFMEAGRSRAPLIAGSLDKILGVVHVKDVALAIVKTQAPQQLTEMMRSPVFVPENMLAQRVLFELRENRNHMAIVVDEYGGTSGIVTMEDILEELVGEIQDEFDSETAAIQQTEHGYVIDGLVSLVDLERALDIEFEDTYADTINGYALEQLRDIPNPGDTFQLADWRFRVLTMEGLRIGKLEARQQGR; from the coding sequence ATGATGATGTTGGTAGCCCTGCTGCTGCTGCTGCTCAACGCCTTCTTTGTAGCCGCAGAGTTTGCCCTGGTGAAGGTGCGCGCCACCCAGCTGGCGGGCCTCATCAAGGAGGGGAACCGAAATGCCGGTGTGGCCGGGCACATTATCCGCCACATAGACCCCTACCTGAGTGCTACCCAGCTGGGCATCACCCTGGCTAGCCTGGGCCTGGGCTGGGTGGGCGAGCCCGCCATTGCCCAGCTGCTAATACCCTTCTTCCAGTGGATGAACGTGCACGACCCCGTGGTGTTGCATAATTCGGCCCTCATTGTGGGCTTTATCCTCATCAGTTTCTTGCACATTGTCATCGGCGAGATTGCGCCCAAGAGCCTGGCCCTGGCCCGCCCGGTGGCCACCAGCCTCTTTGTGGCCATCCCCATGCGGCTGTGCTACTTTGTGTTTTACCCCTTCCTGGTCCTGCTGAATGGGGCCAGCAACCTGCTGCTGCGTACCATGGGCGTTAAAAACGTGGGTGGCGGGCATACCCTCACCATCTCTGCCGAGGAGCTGGAGGAAATAACCGCCGAGTCTACCCGCCAGGGCGTGCTTACCGAGAGCCAGGGCGAGATGCTGAGCAACGTATTCATCTTCCCCGAGCTGACGGTGCGCGAGGTGATGGTGCCACACAACCGCGTGTTCTATATCGACCCCGAGAAGACCCCGGACCTCCGCGAGGTTTTCGACCTCTTTATGGAGGCAGGCCGCAGCCGTGCCCCCCTGATAGCAGGTAGCCTGGACAAGATACTGGGCGTGGTGCATGTAAAGGATGTTGCCCTGGCGATTGTAAAGACACAGGCCCCACAGCAGCTGACAGAGATGATGCGTAGCCCCGTGTTTGTGCCAGAAAATATGCTGGCCCAGCGCGTGCTCTTCGAGCTGCGCGAAAACCGAAACCACATGGCCATTGTGGTGGATGAGTATGGTGGCACCAGCGGCATTGTTACCATGGAAGACATCCTGGAAGAACTGGTGGGCGAAATACAGGATGAATTTGACAGCGAAACGGCAGCCATCCAGCAGACAGAGCATGGCTATGTAATAGACGGCCTGGTAAGCCTGGTAGACCTGGAGCGGGCCCTGGACATTGAGTTTGAAGACACCTACGCCGACACCATAAACGGCTATGCCCTGGAGCAACTGAGAGACATACCCAACCCGGGCGACACCTTTCAGCTAGCCGACTGGCGCTTCCGCGTACTGACCATGGAAGGCCTGCGCATAGGCAAGCTGGAAGCACGACAGCAAGGCCGCTAG
- a CDS encoding NAD(P)H-hydrate dehydratase, with amino-acid sequence MLVTNNAQIREIDRIMMEEYAYPGLLLMETAGRKAAEHLLADYPAAQRFLLLCGPGNNGGDGFVTARHLHHAQREVWVVYTRTGTQYEGDAATQFRILERAGIGHTYYTDDLKPELEAWLKDEVPAVVVDALLGTGIRQALTEPISGLIDFLRTENEHHPVVALDVPSGLLGDTGALLNEPLRCAHTYALALPKICHYVMPAANYCGQIHVLDLEIYPSVLDRLGIKCRLMNDGLIQEWYRPRSENTHKGTYGHVLLAGGSKGKAGAIGLSAQAALEIGAGLVTAFLPGSITTAFHRAGMEHMSIPYGTDQVHHLNGTAGEVFASYLEDKSALLLGPGLGHNTDTVDFMREALPHLRLPTVLDADALNILGGEPDLWKIIADLQGDKAFFVLTPHPGEMARLLGVSTEEVQARRFEHAIKLAQLRKVIVVLKGSHTLVAAPNGTTYLCTAGNAGMATAGAGDVLAGAIAGLMSQGYNALKAATMAVYLHARAGDALAQSLGEEGITAGKISSALSPILKQAVAGATG; translated from the coding sequence ATGCTGGTAACCAACAACGCACAGATCCGGGAAATAGACCGGATCATGATGGAGGAGTACGCCTATCCGGGCCTGCTGCTGATGGAAACAGCGGGCCGAAAGGCCGCCGAGCACCTGCTGGCAGACTACCCGGCAGCACAGCGCTTCCTGCTGCTATGCGGGCCAGGCAATAATGGGGGCGATGGCTTTGTAACGGCACGCCACCTGCATCATGCGCAGCGGGAAGTGTGGGTGGTGTACACACGCACAGGCACCCAGTACGAGGGCGATGCCGCCACGCAGTTCCGCATCCTGGAGCGGGCAGGCATCGGCCACACCTACTACACAGACGACCTGAAGCCTGAGCTGGAAGCCTGGCTGAAGGACGAAGTCCCCGCTGTGGTGGTGGATGCCCTGCTGGGCACGGGCATACGCCAGGCACTAACGGAGCCTATATCCGGGCTAATCGACTTCCTTCGCACCGAAAATGAACACCACCCGGTGGTGGCCCTGGACGTACCCTCGGGCCTGCTGGGCGATACGGGCGCGCTGCTAAATGAACCCCTGCGCTGCGCCCACACCTATGCCCTGGCCCTGCCCAAGATATGCCACTACGTAATGCCTGCGGCCAACTACTGCGGGCAGATACACGTGCTAGACCTGGAGATCTACCCCTCTGTGCTGGATCGGCTGGGTATCAAGTGCCGCCTGATGAACGACGGGCTTATCCAGGAGTGGTATAGGCCCCGCAGCGAAAACACCCACAAGGGCACTTATGGGCATGTGCTGCTGGCAGGGGGTAGCAAGGGGAAGGCAGGGGCTATAGGCCTGAGTGCACAGGCGGCCCTGGAGATAGGGGCCGGACTGGTAACCGCCTTCTTGCCCGGCAGCATCACCACCGCCTTTCACCGTGCGGGTATGGAGCACATGTCCATCCCCTACGGTACCGACCAGGTGCATCACCTGAATGGAACCGCCGGAGAGGTGTTTGCCAGCTACCTGGAGGATAAATCGGCCCTGCTGCTGGGCCCTGGCCTGGGGCACAATACGGACACGGTAGACTTTATGCGCGAGGCGCTTCCGCACCTCCGGCTGCCTACCGTGCTGGATGCCGATGCGCTGAACATCCTGGGCGGGGAGCCCGACCTGTGGAAGATAATTGCCGACCTGCAGGGCGATAAGGCGTTCTTCGTCCTTACCCCCCACCCGGGCGAGATGGCACGCCTGCTGGGTGTTTCTACCGAGGAAGTACAGGCCCGCCGCTTTGAGCACGCCATCAAGCTGGCCCAGCTGCGAAAGGTAATTGTGGTGCTAAAGGGCAGCCATACCCTGGTGGCCGCCCCCAATGGGACCACCTACCTATGCACGGCCGGTAATGCCGGTATGGCCACAGCCGGCGCGGGCGACGTGCTGGCCGGTGCCATAGCCGGGCTGATGAGCCAGGGCTACAATGCCCTGAAGGCCGCCACCATGGCCGTATACCTGCACGCCCGGGCGGGCGATGCCCTGGCCCAAAGCCTGGGCGAAGAGGGCATAACGGCCGGTAAGATCAGCAGTGCCCTGAGTCCAATCCTGAAGCAGGCGGTAGCGGGTGCCACGGGCTAG